In Arachis hypogaea cultivar Tifrunner chromosome 2, arahy.Tifrunner.gnm2.J5K5, whole genome shotgun sequence, a genomic segment contains:
- the LOC112738477 gene encoding putative disease resistance RPP13-like protein 1 isoform X1: MAGALVGGAFLSGFINVVFDRLLTMDTVNRVLGKKLGPGLVERLKISLHAAEAVLDDAEYKQLGDDRVRDWLNCLRDAVYDADDFLDAVLTKAATQKEVRSLLPSFFLNRHRKMVDNMEGVVSRIEFLVSQKDILGLQKSTKDNNLSSSSSSSSWRETTCLMEGNIYGREDDQQALIKTINDNSESQLSVIPIVGICGVGKTTLAKWAYSVAEGFNLKAWVCISETFDVAEITKKTIEEITKNSCTLGSLNLLQNKLQQILSGKKFFFVLDDVWSEDAHKWKQFIAPFHCGAKGSSILLTTRMKEVASVVQTCPSHFLNELLEESSWLLFAANACFLESNGIPTLEEIGRNIVKKCKGLPLAVETLGRLLQGKRDAKEWNAVLRSDIWEFSTKNSKIIPALLISYFQLPPYLKRCFVYCSLFPKDYYFDKDRLILLWMAEDLLRVPKRGESLEEVGSECFEELASRLFFKKLQDKYYEDLESTYLFRLPQCPADRYVMHDLLHDLAIFLAGDFYCRIQELREQEEKKVLTRHFSYFPPRRLDHPISKVFKSIVKPESLRTSLYIDDLLSMESRASKLKYLRVLSFRKLDVLPDSIGKSIHLRYLNLSGTDVKTLPESLCNLYNLQTLILYFCSKLTMLPDGMHKLMKLRHLVLRGTSLKEMPRGISKLKHMHILDYFVVGKHKDNGIQELGGLSNLEGSFEIKKLENVVDVRQARSARMLEKNHIDNLSLEWSFDDEMVSNTETERDILDGLQPHTGLKELRMKGYKGERFPDWVGHCSYNNMTRVTLASCKNCCMLPSLGQLPSLKSLRMEGFLELKRIGDEFYKNDSDHHSSPIPPFPSLEELVFHNMPCWEEWHVPHPEAFPRLRRLEIRDCEMLKGDMLNGIFGRRDCCLREDDEGRSDEMVGGGDALSIRPSQSFNACTINHLCCLQELLISGCPSIVSFPDNCLPKSLQKLKIWRCPKFEFPEQQQRNYDLVDLQIQDSCDPLSSLSLDVFPNLKNLKISCCRNLESVSISEAPHAALQRLIISGCSKLVSFAGEGLAAPNLTHLQVGGITT, encoded by the coding sequence ATGGCTGGTGCACTTGTTGGTGGAGCTTTCCTTTCTGGCTTCATTAACGTTGTCTTTGACAGGTTGCTCACAATGGATACGGTCAACCGGGTCTTGGGCAAGAAACTTGGCCCTGGCTTGGTTGAGAGGCTGAAAATTTCTCTGCATGCTGCTGAAGCTGTGCTTGATGATGCTGAGTACAAGCAACTGGGTGATGATCGTGTGAGGGATTGGCTCAACTGTCTGAGAGATGCTGTTTATGATGCTGATGACTTTCTGGACGCTGTACTCACCAAAGCCGCCACTCAAAAGGAGGTACGTTCTTTGTTGCCTAGTTTCTTCCTCAACCGACATAGGAAGATGGTAGATAACATGGAAGGGGTGGTTTCAAGAATAGAAtttcttgtaagtcaaaaagATATCCTTGGTCTTCAAAAGAGTACCAAGGATAATAacttgtcatcatcatcatcatcgtcatcatggCGAGAAACCACATGTCTGATGGAAGGGAACATATATGGCAGGGAGGATGATCAACAAGCTTTAATCAAGACAATAAATGACAACAGTGAATCTCAGTTATCTGTGATTCCAATTGTTGGCATTTGTGGGGTTGGTAAAACAACCTTAGCCAAATGGGCGTATAGTGTCGCCGAAGGATTTAATCTCAAAGCATGGGTCTGCATCTCTGAAACATTTGATGTTGCTGAGATTACAAAGAAAACCATTGAGGAGATTACTAAAAATTCTTGTACCCTTGGGAGTTTAAATTTGCTTCAAAATAAACTGCAGCAAATCTTATCGGGAAAGAAGTTCTTTTTTGTTCTAGACGATGTCTGGAGCGAAGATGCCCATAAGTGGAAGCAATTTATAGCTCCTTTTCACTGTGGGGCTAAGGGTAGTTCAATTCTTCTTACAACTCGTATGAAAGAGGTTGCTTCAGTAGTTCAAACATGTCCCTCTCACTTTCTTAATGAGTTGTTAGAAGAGTCTTCTTGGTTATTGTTTGCAGCCAATGCATGTTTTCTGGAGTCAAACGGTATTCCAACATTAGAGGAAATCGGTAGAAATATTGTCAAGAAGTGTAAAGGGTTGCCATTAGCTGTTGAAACACTTGGGCGCTTGTTGCAAGGAAAGCGTGATGCTAAAGAATGGAATGCTGTTTTAAGGAGTGACATCTGGGAATTTTCTAcgaaaaatagtaaaattattCCAGCATTGTTAATAAGCTACTTCCAGCTACCTCCTTACTTGAAGCGTTGTTTCGTTTATTGTTCATTGTTTCCCAAAGATTACTATTTTGATAAAGACAGACTAATTTTGCTGTGGATGGCTGAAGATCTTTTACGGGTAccaaagagaggagagagtttAGAAGAGGTTGGTTCTGAGTGTTTTGAAGAATTAGCTTCGAGGTTATTCTTTAAAAAGCTTCAAGACAAGTATTATGAAGATTTAGAATCAACGTATTTATTTAGACTACCTCAGTGTCCTGCTGACAGGTACGTGATGCATGATCTCTTGCATGACTTGGCAATATTCcttgctggagacttctattgtAGAATACAAGAGCTTCgtgaacaagaagaaaagaaggttctCACTCGCCATTTCTCATATTTCCCACCTCGAAGGTTAGATCATCCAATCTCAAAAGTCTTTAAGTCCATTGTGAAGCCAGAATCTTTGAGGACATCGTTGTATATCGATGATTTGTTAAGCATGGAAAGCAGAGCATCAAAGTTGAAATACTTGAGAGTTTTATCCTTTCGTAAACTTGATGTATTACCAGATTCAATAGGTAAATCGATTCATCTACGCTATTTGAATCTCTCTGGGACCGATGTTAAGACATTACCAGAGTCACTATGCAACTTGTATAATCTACAAACATTAATATTGTATTTCTGTTCTAAACTGACCATGTTGCCCGATGGCATGCATAAACTTATGAAATTACGGCATCTTGTCCTTAGGGGAACTTCTTTGAAAGAAATGCCTAGAGGAATAAGTAAATTGAAACACATGCATATTTTAGATTACTTTGTGGTGGGCAAGCACAAAGACAATGGAATCCAGGAATTAGGAGGGCTCTCAAATCTTGAAGGATCATTTGAGATTAAGAAGTTGGAGAATGTTGTTGATGTGAGACAAGCAAGGAGTGCAAGGATGTTGGAGAAGAACCACATTGACAACTTATCGTTGGAATGGTCTTTTGATGATGAAATGGTTTCAAACACAGAGACTGAGAGAGATATACTCGACGGCTTGCAACCGCACACTGGCTTGAAAGAGTTGAGAATGAAGGGATACAAGGGCGAAAGATTTCCAGATTGGGTGGGACACTGTTCTTACAACAATATGACACGTGTAACACTAGCATCTTGCAAGAATTGCTGCATGCTGCCTTCACTTGGACAACTGCCATCTCTAAAGTCCCTGCGCATGGAAGGTTTTCTTGAGCTCAAGCGTATTGGTGATGAGTTTTACAAGAATGACAGCGATCATCATTCCTCGCCTATTCCACCGTTTCCTTCACTCGAGGAATTGGTGTTTCATAACATGCCATGCTGGGAGGAGTGGCACGTACCTCACCCAGAAGCTTTTCCTCGGCTTAGGAGACTTGAAATAAGAGATTGTGAAATGTTAAAGGGAGATATGCTTAACGGCATATTCGGGAGAAGGGATTGTTGTTTGAGGGAAGATGATGAAGGAAGGTCTGATGAGATGGTAGGTGGTGGGGATGCTTTATCAATAAGGCCATCTCAATCATTTAATGCATGCACCATCAACCATCTATGTTGCCTCCAAGAACTACTTATTTCAGGGTGTCCGTCTATTGTATCCTTTCCGGACAATTGTTTACCCAAATCTCTGCAAAAGCTGAAAATCTGGCGTTGCCCAAAATTTGAATTCCCCGAGCAACAGCAGCGCAACTATGATTTGGTAGACCTACAAATACAAGACAGCTGTGATCCACTGAGCTCCTTGTCTTTGGATGTCTTTCCCAATCTCAAGAATTTGAAGATATCATGTTGTAGGAATCTGGAATCAGTGTCAATTTCAGAGGCACCACACGCTGCGCTTCAACGTCTCATAATCAGTGGGTGCTCCAAATTAGTGTCATTTGCAGGAGAAGGACTGGCTGCACCCAACTTGACTCATCTTCAAGTTGGAGGCATTACCACGTGA
- the LOC112738477 gene encoding putative disease resistance RPP13-like protein 1 isoform X2: MLLNSQAVAGYRLLTMDTVNRVLGKKLGPGLVERLKISLHAAEAVLDDAEYKQLGDDRVRDWLNCLRDAVYDADDFLDAVLTKAATQKEVRSLLPSFFLNRHRKMVDNMEGVVSRIEFLVSQKDILGLQKSTKDNNLSSSSSSSSWRETTCLMEGNIYGREDDQQALIKTINDNSESQLSVIPIVGICGVGKTTLAKWAYSVAEGFNLKAWVCISETFDVAEITKKTIEEITKNSCTLGSLNLLQNKLQQILSGKKFFFVLDDVWSEDAHKWKQFIAPFHCGAKGSSILLTTRMKEVASVVQTCPSHFLNELLEESSWLLFAANACFLESNGIPTLEEIGRNIVKKCKGLPLAVETLGRLLQGKRDAKEWNAVLRSDIWEFSTKNSKIIPALLISYFQLPPYLKRCFVYCSLFPKDYYFDKDRLILLWMAEDLLRVPKRGESLEEVGSECFEELASRLFFKKLQDKYYEDLESTYLFRLPQCPADRYVMHDLLHDLAIFLAGDFYCRIQELREQEEKKVLTRHFSYFPPRRLDHPISKVFKSIVKPESLRTSLYIDDLLSMESRASKLKYLRVLSFRKLDVLPDSIGKSIHLRYLNLSGTDVKTLPESLCNLYNLQTLILYFCSKLTMLPDGMHKLMKLRHLVLRGTSLKEMPRGISKLKHMHILDYFVVGKHKDNGIQELGGLSNLEGSFEIKKLENVVDVRQARSARMLEKNHIDNLSLEWSFDDEMVSNTETERDILDGLQPHTGLKELRMKGYKGERFPDWVGHCSYNNMTRVTLASCKNCCMLPSLGQLPSLKSLRMEGFLELKRIGDEFYKNDSDHHSSPIPPFPSLEELVFHNMPCWEEWHVPHPEAFPRLRRLEIRDCEMLKGDMLNGIFGRRDCCLREDDEGRSDEMVGGGDALSIRPSQSFNACTINHLCCLQELLISGCPSIVSFPDNCLPKSLQKLKIWRCPKFEFPEQQQRNYDLVDLQIQDSCDPLSSLSLDVFPNLKNLKISCCRNLESVSISEAPHAALQRLIISGCSKLVSFAGEGLAAPNLTHLQVGGITT, from the coding sequence GTTGCTCACAATGGATACGGTCAACCGGGTCTTGGGCAAGAAACTTGGCCCTGGCTTGGTTGAGAGGCTGAAAATTTCTCTGCATGCTGCTGAAGCTGTGCTTGATGATGCTGAGTACAAGCAACTGGGTGATGATCGTGTGAGGGATTGGCTCAACTGTCTGAGAGATGCTGTTTATGATGCTGATGACTTTCTGGACGCTGTACTCACCAAAGCCGCCACTCAAAAGGAGGTACGTTCTTTGTTGCCTAGTTTCTTCCTCAACCGACATAGGAAGATGGTAGATAACATGGAAGGGGTGGTTTCAAGAATAGAAtttcttgtaagtcaaaaagATATCCTTGGTCTTCAAAAGAGTACCAAGGATAATAacttgtcatcatcatcatcatcgtcatcatggCGAGAAACCACATGTCTGATGGAAGGGAACATATATGGCAGGGAGGATGATCAACAAGCTTTAATCAAGACAATAAATGACAACAGTGAATCTCAGTTATCTGTGATTCCAATTGTTGGCATTTGTGGGGTTGGTAAAACAACCTTAGCCAAATGGGCGTATAGTGTCGCCGAAGGATTTAATCTCAAAGCATGGGTCTGCATCTCTGAAACATTTGATGTTGCTGAGATTACAAAGAAAACCATTGAGGAGATTACTAAAAATTCTTGTACCCTTGGGAGTTTAAATTTGCTTCAAAATAAACTGCAGCAAATCTTATCGGGAAAGAAGTTCTTTTTTGTTCTAGACGATGTCTGGAGCGAAGATGCCCATAAGTGGAAGCAATTTATAGCTCCTTTTCACTGTGGGGCTAAGGGTAGTTCAATTCTTCTTACAACTCGTATGAAAGAGGTTGCTTCAGTAGTTCAAACATGTCCCTCTCACTTTCTTAATGAGTTGTTAGAAGAGTCTTCTTGGTTATTGTTTGCAGCCAATGCATGTTTTCTGGAGTCAAACGGTATTCCAACATTAGAGGAAATCGGTAGAAATATTGTCAAGAAGTGTAAAGGGTTGCCATTAGCTGTTGAAACACTTGGGCGCTTGTTGCAAGGAAAGCGTGATGCTAAAGAATGGAATGCTGTTTTAAGGAGTGACATCTGGGAATTTTCTAcgaaaaatagtaaaattattCCAGCATTGTTAATAAGCTACTTCCAGCTACCTCCTTACTTGAAGCGTTGTTTCGTTTATTGTTCATTGTTTCCCAAAGATTACTATTTTGATAAAGACAGACTAATTTTGCTGTGGATGGCTGAAGATCTTTTACGGGTAccaaagagaggagagagtttAGAAGAGGTTGGTTCTGAGTGTTTTGAAGAATTAGCTTCGAGGTTATTCTTTAAAAAGCTTCAAGACAAGTATTATGAAGATTTAGAATCAACGTATTTATTTAGACTACCTCAGTGTCCTGCTGACAGGTACGTGATGCATGATCTCTTGCATGACTTGGCAATATTCcttgctggagacttctattgtAGAATACAAGAGCTTCgtgaacaagaagaaaagaaggttctCACTCGCCATTTCTCATATTTCCCACCTCGAAGGTTAGATCATCCAATCTCAAAAGTCTTTAAGTCCATTGTGAAGCCAGAATCTTTGAGGACATCGTTGTATATCGATGATTTGTTAAGCATGGAAAGCAGAGCATCAAAGTTGAAATACTTGAGAGTTTTATCCTTTCGTAAACTTGATGTATTACCAGATTCAATAGGTAAATCGATTCATCTACGCTATTTGAATCTCTCTGGGACCGATGTTAAGACATTACCAGAGTCACTATGCAACTTGTATAATCTACAAACATTAATATTGTATTTCTGTTCTAAACTGACCATGTTGCCCGATGGCATGCATAAACTTATGAAATTACGGCATCTTGTCCTTAGGGGAACTTCTTTGAAAGAAATGCCTAGAGGAATAAGTAAATTGAAACACATGCATATTTTAGATTACTTTGTGGTGGGCAAGCACAAAGACAATGGAATCCAGGAATTAGGAGGGCTCTCAAATCTTGAAGGATCATTTGAGATTAAGAAGTTGGAGAATGTTGTTGATGTGAGACAAGCAAGGAGTGCAAGGATGTTGGAGAAGAACCACATTGACAACTTATCGTTGGAATGGTCTTTTGATGATGAAATGGTTTCAAACACAGAGACTGAGAGAGATATACTCGACGGCTTGCAACCGCACACTGGCTTGAAAGAGTTGAGAATGAAGGGATACAAGGGCGAAAGATTTCCAGATTGGGTGGGACACTGTTCTTACAACAATATGACACGTGTAACACTAGCATCTTGCAAGAATTGCTGCATGCTGCCTTCACTTGGACAACTGCCATCTCTAAAGTCCCTGCGCATGGAAGGTTTTCTTGAGCTCAAGCGTATTGGTGATGAGTTTTACAAGAATGACAGCGATCATCATTCCTCGCCTATTCCACCGTTTCCTTCACTCGAGGAATTGGTGTTTCATAACATGCCATGCTGGGAGGAGTGGCACGTACCTCACCCAGAAGCTTTTCCTCGGCTTAGGAGACTTGAAATAAGAGATTGTGAAATGTTAAAGGGAGATATGCTTAACGGCATATTCGGGAGAAGGGATTGTTGTTTGAGGGAAGATGATGAAGGAAGGTCTGATGAGATGGTAGGTGGTGGGGATGCTTTATCAATAAGGCCATCTCAATCATTTAATGCATGCACCATCAACCATCTATGTTGCCTCCAAGAACTACTTATTTCAGGGTGTCCGTCTATTGTATCCTTTCCGGACAATTGTTTACCCAAATCTCTGCAAAAGCTGAAAATCTGGCGTTGCCCAAAATTTGAATTCCCCGAGCAACAGCAGCGCAACTATGATTTGGTAGACCTACAAATACAAGACAGCTGTGATCCACTGAGCTCCTTGTCTTTGGATGTCTTTCCCAATCTCAAGAATTTGAAGATATCATGTTGTAGGAATCTGGAATCAGTGTCAATTTCAGAGGCACCACACGCTGCGCTTCAACGTCTCATAATCAGTGGGTGCTCCAAATTAGTGTCATTTGCAGGAGAAGGACTGGCTGCACCCAACTTGACTCATCTTCAAGTTGGAGGCATTACCACGTGA